GTCATGCACTGGTGGGTGGTGTTCTGTagatttgtctttttgtttttgtttttgggtcgcacccagcagcgctcaggggttactctgggcttgatgcgcagaaatcactcctggcaggctcgggggaccatatgggatgccgggattcaaaccaccgaccttctgcacgcaagacaaatgccctacctccatgttatctctccagccctggatttGTCTTTTTTACTTACAGTTGCTACCAAACCTTTGAAAGGCAATGAGTTACAATCTCTTGAATCTTTTCTAAATTGATGACACTATTGTATGATTATGATTATGGTTTTCTAATTGAGCTTTATCAAAGCCCGAGCATGTCTGGATTTTGTTACTTACTCATCTCATCTCTATTACTTAAGATTTCATGATTGCatgtctctctgctctctctccgtCCATAAATATGAGGAGCCAAGAGCATTCCCACCTCTGGCCCAATGCTGGGCATTCCTGGGCACTTTCCATCAGGACTGGCATGAATCAGCCACTGCCATCCCAGAAAGAGTGTCTCACTGGACACTTAACAGTCCCAGGATGTCaaaacaaccactggctccattaTCCAACTGGAGAAACTAAAGCACAGTGAGATAGTGACTTTTGCCGAGTCATGGCTCTTCAGTGGTGTTGGAATCAGTATCTGGACCATGTCCTTTGATTGCACAACCTTTAGTCACCATCTCCATGTGGACTTTTCACCAGAAATTGCTAAGGTTctacttcttctttctttctttcttttttttggtttttggtttttgggtcatacctggcagtgctcaggagttactcctggctctacactcagaaatcactcctggcaggctcgggagaccgtataggatgtcgggattcgaaccaccatccttctgcatgcaaggcaaacactttacctccatgctgtctctccagacccAGGTTCTACTTCTTGTATTGAACCCTTTCAGATTCTGTTGTCATTCTAAGAATGCCATAGTGGGCTATTGCTGGCTGTGGCCAATGAGCAAGGGTGATCCTCAAAAGGCCCTTTCCTAGGAGTGTAGGCTATGTTGTAAGGGGAGACATATAGGCCCTTTCCATAAGCTTGTATGCCTGCTCTGTTCACTCCCTGGTCAAAGGGCTGCTAGGGCCAAGCTGCCCAATATGACATTAGTTCTAGGAAAAATTTTGATCTCTAGCCAGAAGCTTGGACTCTTTTAGATCTTGACACTCTCCTTGGTCCGATATAACTCTTGTGCTGAACTGAGCCGGCCTCCCTCATCTGTTCAGCCTCTGACAGCCACACCAAGAACATCTCAGCCTGAGGACATGAAACAAGAACAGTTGGCCCTGACTGGTAGCAACCACAACAATAGCTACTATTGAGAATATCTTGTTTGTCTGCAACTTTTCCTACACCATCTGCTTGGTCCTCCTCATATCCCCGTGGGCTGGGCATTATCTCTGTTTTGCAGGACAGGCAAATCTCTTGCCACTTGGAGCctctgttttctcatctgtaaaattggATAATAGCTCCTGCCACAGGGAGTGCTTGAGAGGATTAATGATTAATGGGTGTGGAGCACTTAGTGCCCTGTTGGGGCTTGGCCAACTTCCAATTGCTGTCAGTTTTTCTTACTATTTCCGCACACCCCTTCCCCCATATCCTTCAGTCATAGACCcccaccatctctctctctctctctctctctctctctctctctctctctctctctctctctctctctctctctctctctctctctctctctctgttaacCCTATCCTCATATATGGCGCTGTTTGGCTGTTCATGATTTCCAACTTAAACTAAATCTCAGTTCTCAGAAGAGGTGTCAGATGTTGCCATGTTGGGCCTGTGCAGCTGTTTCTTGGTTAGAAGACCCCATGTCCAAAAAAAGCCCTGCATTTCATTCCCTACAGAAATTTCTGCTGCCTCTGGAAGAAACACCATCATCCTATTAGGGATTTTAGTATTTttaggggggttgggccacacccagaaatacttagggtttactccttgctctgcactcaggaatcactcctggtgggcttgggcaAACAcctgggatattggggatcaaacccatttggccacgtgtgaggcaaatgccctcctataTCTCTGACCCAGTTTCTAGTCCTTTTTTGGAAATGATAATGTGTTTTCCCCTAATGCACAAAGAGAAATGGCTGTCTTTGTCCCCAGACAAAGCAATGCACTCACATCATACAGAGAGAAAAGTGAGGCACATGGGATGGTCTGTGATCCCAGGGCAGATGCCCTCACATGTCCCTCTCTCCTCCAGGTTCATCTTCCCTACCACTCGTCTCGGGGCTGAAAGCCAGTTCAGTGATTTCCTGGATGGGCTGGGACCAGCTCAGATTGTGGGCCGACAGACGCTGGCAACACCCCCCATGGGTGAGTTCTCAAGGTGGGGCAGGACTGAAGGGGCTACTGGCCCCACTCACAATAGAAAGTTGAGTTGGGAGCATGGTGGAGGTATCTGTTGGGCACAGGCAGCTGGAGGGGCCCCTCTCTTAGGCTTTATGCCACCAGGAAATTAGCATCAGCCACTCCCTCATCAGAGAGCAAAGGAGGGTGAGCCTGTCTCAGCAGTCAGCTTTGCATGTCTCACAGCCTTTCCTTCCCTGattcaccaccccacccccagaggaCTCTGCCATGTGTGACTCTCAGTGCCATCTTAAAATGGCAAGCACAAAATTGTCACAGAATAGACTTCCATGGGCTCTGGCTCACCTGTACCACCTGAGAGGACCTCTGTGTCCTCCTCTGTATAAGAGGAATAATGGTTCTGCTGTTGAATCATTTGCTGAGCTCCTATTCCCTGTTTGGTTTGCTGCATCTCAAATATGCCTTAGGGGCCCTAACATCCCTTCCTCTAGTGCCTGGCACCTGGAAGCCTCTCCATCcctttctttcttgtctctgCAGTTCCGGAGTACTCCAAAGTCTCCACTTGTAATTCCGGCTCTCTCCTTTAATCTTGCCTTCCCTACAGACTGTTGGCTTCTTGAAGCTCCTCCCAGGCTCAGCAGCCCCAGAGCTTCCTCCTCCTgtctccccctccttccccatccACTGACTTGAGCAGTATCTGACCCAGACACCTGCACTCAGCCCTCATTTGTTCTGTGGTCCGCCTCTGCTTTCACAGCAGAAGTGGGGCACAGACAGAGATCCCACTGCAAACCAGGAATTGCATTCTAGGCTAGGGTTCCTTTCATTGCACTCGGGGTCGATCCTTGTCCTCCTCTGTGCTCACATAGGAGCCTGTGTCTGCTGGAGGAGGGTTCTGTAGGGACCCTCAGAGAATGAGTGTCATCAGCTCTCATCTGGCCCTTGGGTTGGATTTGGCTGATTGCCAGCCCTTGCTTTCAAGCTCTTAATGGCCTGGGAGTCTGCTTTTCCCAGACCTCAGCCCAACTTAGGGCTGGAAGGCTGTGAGCAGTTACCCCTTCCACAAGGCTAATGCATCATCAGTCTATATATTTGCATGTGGCGCCCCCTGGTGTCGAGATTAGGAGGATCAGGTTCTCATTTGCTCCCACCCACCCCAGCTGCCTCTCTCGAGTGCCTGGATGTCCGCTGAAAGTATAAATCcccacaaatacaaatacaagcaGTGCTGTGATGGGTCAGTGAATCTCCACTCAGCGTCCGAATCCAAAGTCTGGCCCCTGTAAAGTTTTCTTAATCTGATGCCTGATGTCTTGGCACCCTTTTGAAGTCTGTTCCAAGGGACTAAAGCCTGCTTCCAAATCCTGCAAGCCTATGTTAGACTAAGATGAGAGTTCTTGGAATTCATTAAATTCCTCCACAGAGAGGACCTGCCCACAAAATATCTGTTCCCAGAGTATCTGCCTCTGTTCCCTCCAACGCTGACCAGGGATGAGCAGGTTCTAAGCAAGGTGCCTATCTCAGCATCTCTGCCGATAATTGAAGGATTCCAGATCAGTGTTTAGAGAGTCACTGAGGTCCACTCTGCAGGAAGTTGAGGAGACACAATATTCCCAGCCTTACTCTACCTGTCATGATACAGATGTTCTACCTTCAGACTGGACCCTTAGATATCCTGTCACTCAAACATGCCTCCACCCCACAGGACCTTTCAACCCAGTTTTCTAGAGGACTGAGGGAGGTGGGTTGGGATACAGGCAGTTGTCTCAGCCTTGTACCCTATGTCTACTCCAGAATCCTTCGCTAATGGGCTCTGCTCAGCAGCTAGCCCACTCCTCAGCCTGGTAAGATCCCACACACCCTCCTCTTCATTGCAGGAGACGTGCACGTTGCCATCATGGATCGGAGTGGCCAGCTGGAGGTGGAAGTGATTGAGGCTCGGGGCCTTACCCCCAAACCAGGCTCCAAGTCCCTGCCAGGTGAGGCAGAGCATCAGGGAGCTGGCAAGTTGGGTTCTGCAGCAAGAGGAGCTAGCTGAGCTGTGGGTCTGGGTCCTCAGCTGCCCTGGGAACTTACACAGTGTTTTCTGCCCTGTGGGTCTAGAAGGTCTGTAAACAGACAGCAGGGAGGATGGAGGAGTTGGGTCTGACCAACACCTTTCTGACCACCGGCCCCTAACCACTGACTGCTTCCTGCTCACCTGCTTCCCTCCGGAGCACCTGGCAAATCAGGGCCCTGGTAATCTCCCCTAAACACCTTCTCATTATACTTTCTCCCCACCCTCAGCCACCTACATCAAGGTCTACTTGCTTGAGAACGGTGTCTGCTTGGCCAAGAAGAAGACAAAAGTGGCTAAGAAAACCTGTGATCCTCTGTATCAGCAAGCGCTACTGTTTGATGAGGGTCCCCAGGGCAAGGAGCTGCAGGTGAGTGGGGACAGGACAGGTATTCCTGACACCCCTCCTTAATGATTTCCCCTGAGCGATGGGCATCCATGGGCAGAGATGGGGCACCCCCAGGTGATTCCCTGGGCAGCAAATGACAATACCTCAGCTGCTCTACCCGGCATGGTTGGGAGACCCGAGCAtggctggctctctctctctctctctctctctctctctctctctctctctctctctctctctctctctccctcccttcctctctctctctctctctccctccctccttccctccctccctcccttcctctctctccctctccctccctttctcctctctctctcccctctctctctctcctggtgcTATGCTAAAGGCAGTCCTCTCAGCTCCCAGTGACCCAGGCCCAGAAACACAACAGGACCCAGAGCAGGTTCAGGACAAGACTGACTGAACTCAGTGTAGTCCAGGCCAGGATGATTCTCAGTCCAGCTATGCGAACATGCCCACCCTATCCTATAGCTCTGGAAGGAGAGGCAACCCCTTGCTGCCCATGAGATGAAGTGGGGACAGCACAGCAAGAATGGGTCTCTGGGTTCACTGTGGGTGAAGTGGGGAGTGCAGATTTCATGAGAGCTGCTTGTAGCAAGGCTGGCATGAGGCCTGGCACACCACCAGCTCCCTGCTAAGTGATAACCACAGCATAGGTGGCTGTGGGCCCTGCTTGAGGCCACACTGATGATGAAGGAACTTGAGCCTTGGGCTCTCtgattctgatttcttttttttttttcttttggtttttggggccacacccggcggtgctcaggggttactcctggctgtctgctcagaaatagctcctggcaggcacgggggaccatatgggacaccgggattcgaaccaaccacctttggtcctggatcggctgcttgcaaggcaaacgccactgtgctatctctctgggccctgattctgatttcttttaaaaatggggaTGGGGCTGCTCCCAAGCAATACTCAGGAGAATCAAGGACTCCATTGGCAATTCTTAGCCAACTAGGCCAGTGTTTCAGTGCCAAGACCTCAGGATGCAGAATACTTGGGTCCTATAGGGACCCTCAGGGATCCTCAGGGCCACCCGAAGTGCCAGGAGTTACCACAACTGCTCAGGGGattattgggtgctggggatcgaacttaggtCAGGTGCAGATCTagtaaccactgtgctatggccctAAGAACTATCTAATTCCATACTAAGAACTGATTTTTTGAGTTTGCAAACTGCTAAGACCCATTGAACTCTCCAGTTCTGGGGAAACTGGGAACTCTGGACTGCCCACATTTTTGGAGGgggctttgagccacacccagttactcctggctctgtgctcagaaatcactcctggcaggctcaggggactatatgggatgtcagggatggagttcaggtctgctgcatgcaaagtaaacaccctacccactgtgttattgctccagcctctgggctgtccactttgttttgttttggggccatacctggcgatgctcatggattattcctggctatgcactcagaaattgctcctggcttagggaaccatatgggacaccagagattgaacccaggtctgtcttgggtcaaccacatgcaaggcaaacgccctaccgctgctctattgctccagccccttcccacTTTTATACTCATGGAAAAAGGATCTGCTGATAAAAACACAAGTTTGAGTTGATTGCTCTCCCTCTCCCAGGTTTATGGATGAGGACACTGTGGTCCTTTAAGGATcaagagcaggggtctcaaactcgtggccctcgggccgtttgcagccctccatacaacatttgtggccagcggccggccttcaaatattgcagtatttgtgattattcgcttaccgaataatcacaataaaaattgcattagtaaaaaaaaaatcgcactagtaagagaaaaatcgcattaaacattcgcataccccgagcagttctgttcggggtatgcaaatgtttaatgcgattttttgcgatattttttcttactaatgcgactttttattgcgaatattcggtaagtgaaatcccttatgcggccctgcctcaccccaactttgcctcctgcggcccccaggtaaattgagtttgagacccctggtctagagctTGCTCAAGCCCATACTGGACCAGGGCAAAGCAGGGGCCAAGGTTTCGGATTTCCAGGTTGTTCCTTCTTGTGGGTGGCTGTTTTCTGGTATACTGGGAGACCCTGAAAGTCAGACCTAGGTTTCAGTCCCAGCCATGTCCCCAGTCACCGTGTGTCTCTGGATTACTTAATTATAGCCTCTTCAATTCCATTTGCTCTTTGTGGCCAGAGCACAGAGACCTGCCACTTTGTGTAAAGCACAGCAGCTCTTTCTAGGTGGTCCTAACGACtgacacatattatatatataaactctgcCAGATCTGCCTGGCATGTTTGATTACGGAAATCAGTCTGGGAAAGGGCTCAGTCAGTCCCCACCCATCCCTATCTCTCCTGTTCCCTCAGGTAATAGTGTGGGGAGACTATGGCCGCATGGACCACAAATGCTTCATGGGCATGGCCCAGATCATGCTGGATGAGCTGGACCTGAGTGCCGCTGTCACCGGCTGGTACAAACTCTTCCCCACGTCTTCAGTGGCCGACTCGACCCTCGGCTCACTCACCAGGCGCCTGTCGCAGTCCTCCCTGGAGAGCGCCACCAGCCCCTCGTGCTCCTAAGGACCTCAGGAGGAAGAAGGATGTGGCGGGGGAGATGGATCTGCAGCCACTCCCTGCCCCACCCCAGCTCCTTCCCTGTACATAGTCTTCGCGTTTTTCTGGACTCCCTCGCCCCGCTGCATGCCTGGTGGCTCCTGGGCCTGACCCAGCTGGCAGTGGAGACTGTGgcatgtgcgtgtgtgcgtgtctCCGTGTGCGTGCGTGTCTCCGTGTGCGTGCGTGTCTCCCCACATTTTAGCTGTCCATGTGTCTGGCCTGAGTCAGTCTCAGTGGCTTCGTGGGCTGCAGTCTTGTCTGTGTGTCGTTGAAAAGAAAGCCAAGGAGTGTTGAGTGGCAGGTCTCCCCGAGTGCAGGGCTGGAAGTGGGGCCACAGAGAGGCTTTTCCTTGCTGTGTGGCCCTGTCCCCGGGGCAGAGCTCACGTGTCCCTGGATCTCTTCTTTGTGGGCTCTACTTACTTTTCTGTCTTGTCTTTTGTTCTGCTTTTCCTCTTCCAGCACTGCTGCTCTTTTTGAGGAATGTAGCGTCCACCACAGCTGGCCACTGCAAGGCCCCTCTGGGAACCCCCTCCCCCTGCTCCCCTTGCTGAGGCAGCTCTTCTTTCTGATGCACTGCGGCATGTGGCATGCtccatgctcttctggagtccTGTCAGGGATCCTGGGACTATGGAGTAGAGGAGCTGAGTGCTTGCAAATGGCTTTCTCCCTGGACTTGGCCACCTCAGTTCTACCTGTTCACCAGGTCTGAGAGGCCAGGCTAGCTGGCAGGTAGCTTAGGGGAAGGCGTTGCCTCCTGTAGCCTTGTTCTCTGCTTCCCTCCCCATAAGCTCCCATAAGCCAAAGGAGCTCCTGTGGGCCCTGGGGTGCCGCTAGGAGGGACCAAAGCAGCCAGTCCCTGGAGATGCCTGAGGGTGCCCATCATTGTTTTGTCTCAACCTGGAGTTTGGGGCTGAGGAGGCTCCATGCCATGCAGCTGACTGGAATGAGGAGGGCAGAGTCTATGGGAGCCACTGTCTGGAGCTTCTATTTCACTTCTGGACTTAGCTGCTGGACACTGATCATTTGGGggctttgttctgttttgtccatagggttttgtttttgtatttgctcATTTCCAGACCAGggttcctgtctgggagctcagaTGCGCTTGGCCTAAGCCTTCTGGCTCCTCAGACACCTGGCTCTGAACCCCGGACCACCCACCACCGTCACCAGCGCTGTACAAGCAATACTCCTTTGCCTGCCTGCCTTCTTGTGCCCACTCTTGCCCCTTGGAGAGTGGCCTGTCCTGCCCCAGTCCTCGCCTGCCTCTGTTGCTTTCCCTCCTTATGGAACCACATCAACCTGGATGGAGCACATGAACCCTGACCTGAGGTGGCAGCTGGGCCCAGTGATGGGTATCAGTTTCTGGACTGACCTTCAGGAGGTGTCTGTCTGCTAGAAATCCTGGACTAACTGGCTCAGGAATGCCTCCTTTGTCTCCCTGGGTCAATGATAAAAGGTAAAAGGTTGGCCAGAATGACCCTTGGGTCCATCTCTGGTGGAGAGGAGTGAGACCATGGAAGGGGCCAAGGTCTGGcaatgtctttctctctctatctcttcctcttccctgacATCACCCCGACCAGTGACAGTGACTGGCCTAGAGGTGGCATGTGTCCTCCAAGAGGCAAAGACCCATCTCAGCTCCAGTGCTTAGAGACCATTTAACCAAAGCTGAAGAGACAGGGAGATGGGTTCTGAGGGAGGGAGAAGCTAGTAGCATTTCTTCTCAAGGAACCTCTTTAGGCAGTAGCCTGAGTCCTGTAACCTCCCTCTTAGGGAAGCTGAGCTGGTCAGTGTCATCCCTAAACTGAAA
This window of the Suncus etruscus isolate mSunEtr1 chromosome 6, mSunEtr1.pri.cur, whole genome shotgun sequence genome carries:
- the RIMS3 gene encoding regulating synaptic membrane exocytosis protein 3, which produces MFNGEPGPASATPSRNVVRSSSISGEICGAQQAGSGPGSSVAKKRRSSLGAKMVAIVGLTQWSKSALPVTTPEGTTKKLRSNIRRSTETGIAVEMRSRVTRQGSRESTDGSTNSNSSEGTFIFPTTRLGAESQFSDFLDGLGPAQIVGRQTLATPPMGDVHVAIMDRSGQLEVEVIEARGLTPKPGSKSLPATYIKVYLLENGVCLAKKKTKVAKKTCDPLYQQALLFDEGPQGKELQVIVWGDYGRMDHKCFMGMAQIMLDELDLSAAVTGWYKLFPTSSVADSTLGSLTRRLSQSSLESATSPSCS